One Synechococcus sp. PROS-9-1 DNA window includes the following coding sequences:
- a CDS encoding alpha/beta hydrolase, with product MRRRSTGLRIAAGCVCSLLFLGVSPRPLWAASQLEVQIDGTVIPFSIGDLALWARSDGRHRSELSTWFSLLAPDSRAGVLELLQAPVVLDRSMARQLMNSWAGRQLFDQFADLVRVDNDKEGVIVRQTINDLLSRQQQVSSLDLLEALPADSVRLDLDLLLELASSWRMQLERQQNLVRSLDRFPVTASAADRAAVSPQDSGSLLEPHLISLAVSHREEPLGFQLWLPGEGSPKREQWMVLMPGLGGSPDHFRWLGRGLSRRGWAVLVLEHPGSDDVAVQALLEGRLPPPGVEVLPARLKDLDALLKARDQEVFQVPGQRLVLAGHSLGAFSALLSTGARPAPGLARRCSSVLGDLPLSNLSRLLQCQLVDVSLPKQVAPKGLSAVIGFNSFGSLLWPAGSLSKTVKVPVLFTGGTLDLITPPLSEQLGLLLAMPADPSSRVVLVEGASHFSPVRVEGQRQGGRGEDLFQLGEELVGVQPLQVQALLEQEVVQFLVEQEQSKAEHQTPAKTLHLKLGELHLHRLDRDAAQALVAQ from the coding sequence CAGGACTGCGAATAGCTGCAGGATGCGTGTGCAGTCTGCTGTTTTTAGGCGTCTCACCGCGTCCGTTGTGGGCTGCTTCTCAGCTGGAAGTGCAGATCGATGGCACGGTTATTCCATTTTCGATTGGTGATTTGGCGCTATGGGCGCGGTCTGATGGACGTCACCGCTCCGAGCTCAGTACTTGGTTCTCGTTGTTAGCGCCAGATAGTCGTGCAGGGGTTTTGGAGCTGCTTCAGGCTCCAGTGGTCCTTGATCGCAGCATGGCGCGCCAGCTGATGAATAGCTGGGCTGGCCGGCAATTGTTTGATCAATTTGCCGATTTAGTTCGGGTCGACAATGACAAGGAGGGGGTCATCGTTCGTCAAACGATTAACGACCTTCTAAGCCGACAGCAGCAGGTCTCGAGCTTGGATTTGCTTGAGGCTTTACCTGCGGACAGCGTTCGTCTTGATCTCGATCTCTTGCTCGAGCTGGCATCCAGTTGGCGGATGCAACTGGAGCGCCAACAAAATTTGGTGCGCAGTTTGGATCGTTTCCCCGTGACGGCCTCAGCTGCTGATCGTGCCGCTGTCTCCCCTCAAGACTCGGGCTCATTGTTGGAACCGCACTTGATCTCCTTAGCGGTCAGCCATCGCGAGGAGCCATTGGGGTTTCAGCTCTGGTTGCCTGGGGAGGGGTCCCCAAAACGAGAGCAATGGATGGTGCTGATGCCTGGATTAGGCGGTAGCCCAGATCATTTTCGCTGGCTTGGCCGCGGCCTGAGTCGTCGCGGTTGGGCCGTCTTGGTTCTAGAGCACCCGGGCAGCGATGACGTAGCGGTCCAAGCGCTATTGGAGGGGCGTCTCCCCCCTCCCGGTGTGGAAGTGCTTCCCGCTCGGCTGAAGGATCTTGATGCCCTGCTTAAGGCCCGTGATCAGGAAGTGTTTCAAGTGCCGGGTCAACGCTTGGTCCTGGCTGGCCACTCCCTGGGTGCCTTCAGTGCGTTGCTATCCACAGGTGCACGGCCGGCTCCAGGTCTTGCGCGGCGTTGCTCTTCGGTTTTGGGTGATTTACCGCTCAGCAATTTGTCGCGCTTGTTGCAGTGTCAGTTGGTCGATGTTTCGTTGCCAAAGCAAGTCGCACCCAAGGGTTTGTCGGCTGTGATTGGCTTCAACAGTTTTGGCAGCCTGCTCTGGCCTGCTGGCTCTCTTTCAAAGACCGTCAAAGTTCCTGTGTTGTTCACTGGCGGCACCCTTGATCTGATCACGCCGCCGCTCAGCGAACAGTTGGGTTTGTTGTTGGCAATGCCTGCCGATCCTTCTAGCCGCGTGGTGCTTGTTGAGGGGGCGAGTCATTTTTCCCCCGTGCGCGTTGAGGGGCAGAGGCAAGGTGGACGCGGTGAGGATCTCTTCCAGCTGGGTGAAGAGCTCGTGGGTGTTCAGCCGCTCCAGGTGCAAGCGCTCTTAGAGCAGGAGGTGGTGCAGTTTTTAGTGGAACAAGAACAGAGCAAAGCTGAGCATCAAACTCCTGCCAAGACGCTGCATTTGAAGCTTGGAGAGCTTCACCTTCATCGGCTCGATC